In Sporichthya polymorpha DSM 43042, a genomic segment contains:
- the era gene encoding GTPase Era, with amino-acid sequence MTDHRSGFACFVGRPNTGKSTLTNALVGAKVAITSDRPQTTRHTIRGIVSRPDAQLVLVDTPGFHRPRTLLGERLNDLVRGTLAEVDVIGICIPADEKIGPGDRYIASELAKAKKKHTTAFAIVTKTDAAGKQQIAEQLLAVSALGEQVGIDFAEIVPVSAVRGEQVDLLADLLMKNLPPGPPLYPDGELTDSPEERMVAELIREAALEGVRDELPHSLAVVVEEMVPREGRPEDSPLLDVRADVYVERDSQKGIVIGKGGARLREVGSTARRQIEALLGTPIYLDLHVRVAKDWQRDPKQLRKLGF; translated from the coding sequence ATGACCGATCACCGCTCCGGCTTCGCGTGCTTCGTGGGGCGGCCGAACACCGGCAAGTCGACCCTGACCAACGCCCTGGTGGGGGCGAAGGTGGCCATCACCTCCGACCGCCCCCAGACGACGCGGCACACGATCCGCGGCATCGTCAGCCGCCCGGACGCCCAGCTCGTGCTCGTCGACACCCCCGGGTTCCACCGACCGCGGACGCTGCTGGGCGAGCGGCTCAACGACCTCGTCCGCGGGACGCTCGCCGAGGTCGACGTGATCGGCATCTGCATCCCGGCCGACGAGAAGATCGGCCCCGGCGACCGGTACATCGCGAGCGAGCTCGCGAAGGCGAAGAAGAAGCACACGACGGCGTTCGCGATCGTCACGAAGACCGACGCCGCCGGCAAGCAACAGATCGCCGAGCAGCTGCTTGCGGTGTCCGCCCTCGGCGAGCAGGTCGGCATCGACTTCGCCGAGATCGTGCCCGTCTCGGCGGTCCGGGGGGAGCAGGTCGACCTGCTCGCCGACCTGCTGATGAAGAACCTTCCGCCCGGCCCCCCGCTCTACCCGGACGGGGAGCTGACCGACTCGCCGGAGGAGCGGATGGTCGCCGAACTCATCCGCGAGGCCGCGCTCGAAGGTGTCCGCGACGAGCTCCCGCACTCCTTGGCGGTCGTCGTCGAGGAGATGGTGCCCCGCGAGGGCCGGCCCGAGGACTCGCCGCTGCTCGACGTCCGCGCCGACGTCTACGTCGAGCGCGACAGCCAGAAGGGGATCGTCATCGGCAAGGGTGGGGCCCGGCTCCGCGAGGTCGGCTCGACGGCCCGGCGGCAGATCGAGGCCCTGCTCGGCACCCCGATCTACCTGGACCTCCACGTCCGGGTCGCCAAGGACTGGCAGCGCGACCCCAAGCAGCTGCGGAAGCTGGGGTTCTGA
- a CDS encoding hemolysin family protein — MGSDLSLILLAVTLVAVAGAFAAMEASISRLSRSKVDELARSGRRLGVKLREIADDTPRYLNIALLLRLICELMATALVAVVALGEIDNKWGAVGLTAGVMVVVSYVVVGVSPRTVGRQHAGAVGLVAAAVLPPLATALGPLPKGLILLGNAVTPGKGFREGPFASEAELRDLVDLAAEESMVIEDDERRMVHSVFELGDTIVREVMVPRTEMVFIEQTKTLRQALSLALRSGFSRIPVVGEGEDDIVGVVYLKDVVRRVHWDRDAESLPVSNVMRQAIFVPDSKAVDALLKEMQLTQSHIAILVDEYGGTAGLVTMEDLVEEIVGEIADEYDRERPPVERLDDGAVRVIARLPVEELGEVFEREIADDEVETVGGLLAKHLGRVPIPGAEVVVEGLRLHAESVGGRRNRITTVLVTVEPEPDPEGSDEGAAVAEHEHA, encoded by the coding sequence ATGGGCTCCGACCTCTCGCTGATCCTCCTCGCCGTCACGCTGGTGGCGGTGGCCGGTGCGTTCGCGGCGATGGAGGCGTCGATCTCGCGGCTGTCCCGCTCGAAGGTCGACGAGCTCGCCCGCAGCGGCCGCCGCCTCGGCGTGAAGCTGCGCGAGATCGCCGACGACACCCCGCGCTACCTCAACATCGCCCTGCTCCTGCGCCTGATCTGCGAGCTGATGGCGACGGCCCTGGTGGCCGTCGTCGCGCTCGGGGAGATCGACAACAAGTGGGGCGCGGTCGGCCTGACCGCGGGCGTGATGGTCGTCGTGTCCTACGTGGTCGTCGGCGTCTCTCCGCGGACCGTGGGACGCCAGCACGCGGGCGCGGTCGGGCTCGTCGCCGCGGCGGTCCTGCCCCCGCTCGCCACGGCGCTGGGCCCGCTGCCGAAGGGCCTGATCCTCCTCGGCAACGCCGTCACCCCCGGCAAGGGCTTCCGCGAGGGCCCGTTCGCTTCCGAGGCCGAGCTGCGCGACCTCGTCGACCTCGCTGCCGAGGAGTCGATGGTCATCGAGGACGACGAGCGCCGCATGGTGCACTCGGTCTTCGAACTCGGCGACACGATCGTGCGCGAGGTCATGGTCCCGCGCACCGAGATGGTCTTCATCGAGCAGACGAAGACACTGCGCCAGGCCCTCTCGCTCGCCCTGCGCAGCGGGTTCTCGCGCATCCCGGTCGTCGGGGAGGGCGAGGACGACATCGTCGGCGTCGTCTACCTCAAGGACGTCGTCCGCCGCGTGCACTGGGATCGCGACGCCGAGTCGCTGCCGGTCTCCAACGTCATGCGGCAGGCGATCTTCGTGCCCGACTCGAAGGCCGTCGACGCGCTGCTCAAGGAGATGCAGCTGACGCAGTCTCACATCGCGATCCTCGTCGACGAGTACGGCGGCACCGCCGGGCTCGTGACGATGGAGGACCTCGTCGAGGAGATCGTCGGCGAGATCGCCGACGAGTACGACCGCGAGCGCCCGCCGGTCGAGCGACTGGACGACGGCGCGGTGCGCGTGATCGCCCGGCTCCCGGTCGAGGAGCTCGGCGAGGTCTTCGAGCGGGAGATCGCCGACGACGAGGTCGAGACCGTCGGTGGCCTGCTCGCCAAGCACCTCGGCCGCGTCCCGATCCCCGGGGCCGAGGTGGTCGTCGAGGGCCTGCGCCTCCACGCGGAGAGCGTCGGCGGGCGCCGGAACCGCATCACCACGGTGCTGGTCACCGTCGAGCCCGAACCCGACCCCGAGGGGTCCGACGAGGGCGCCGCCGTCGCCGAGCACGAGCACGCCTGA
- the ybeY gene encoding rRNA maturation RNase YbeY yields the protein MNVDICNESGVEVDTDALLDLVRHVLDEMRIHPQAELSVLLVDTATMEKLHLQWMDEPGPTDVLAFPMDELRPGRRDNPEADPGLLGDVVLCPEVAANQARVAGHSTEAELQLLCTHGMLHLLGYDHADPAEEKEMFDEQRRLLAAWQSRRRQG from the coding sequence ATGAACGTCGACATCTGCAACGAGTCGGGCGTCGAGGTCGACACCGACGCCTTGCTCGATCTGGTCCGCCACGTCCTGGACGAGATGCGCATCCACCCGCAGGCCGAGCTCTCGGTGCTGCTGGTCGACACCGCGACCATGGAGAAGCTGCACCTGCAGTGGATGGACGAGCCCGGTCCCACCGACGTCCTCGCCTTCCCGATGGACGAGCTACGCCCGGGTCGTCGCGACAACCCGGAGGCCGACCCCGGTCTGCTGGGCGACGTCGTGCTCTGCCCCGAGGTGGCGGCGAACCAGGCCCGGGTCGCCGGCCACTCGACCGAGGCCGAGCTGCAGTTGCTCTGCACCCACGGCATGCTCCACCTGCTCGGGTACGACCACGCCGACCCCGCGGAGGAGAAGGAGATGTTCGACGAGCAACGACGTCTGCTCGCCGCGTGGCAGTCACGGCGCCGGCAGGGCTAG
- a CDS encoding PhoH family protein, with amino-acid sequence MAESATAEHTIVVPPSVPMVGLLGSGDEYLRVIERSFPAVDFLARGNEIRVQGPQPEVALAERLFDELVVVLRTGAPLSADSVRRSVEMLRADTLTRPADVLTADILSNRGRAIRPKTLNQKRYVDAIDRHTITFGIGPAGTGKTYLAVAKAVQALQTKQVDRIILTRPAVEAGERLGFLPGTLYEKIDPYLRPLYDALRDMMDPEAVPRLLTDGVIEVAPLAFMRGRSLNSAFIILDEAQNTSPEQMKMFLTRLGFDSKIVVTGDITQVDLPGGTQSGLRQVQQILENVDDVSFCFLQSTDVVRHRLVSDIVEAYGRWDATQTPAPNVGRNRGRR; translated from the coding sequence ATGGCCGAGAGCGCAACCGCCGAGCACACGATCGTCGTACCCCCCAGCGTTCCGATGGTGGGTCTGCTCGGGTCCGGAGACGAGTACCTGCGGGTGATCGAACGCTCCTTCCCGGCGGTGGACTTCCTCGCCCGCGGGAACGAGATCCGCGTCCAGGGTCCCCAGCCCGAGGTCGCCCTGGCCGAGCGCCTGTTCGACGAGCTCGTCGTGGTGCTGCGCACCGGCGCCCCGCTGTCCGCGGACTCGGTCCGCCGGTCGGTGGAGATGCTGCGCGCCGACACGCTCACCCGGCCCGCGGACGTGCTCACCGCCGACATCCTGTCCAACCGCGGCCGCGCGATCCGGCCCAAGACGCTCAATCAGAAGCGCTACGTCGACGCGATCGACCGGCACACGATCACGTTCGGGATCGGCCCGGCCGGCACCGGGAAGACGTACCTGGCCGTCGCCAAGGCCGTCCAGGCGCTACAGACCAAGCAGGTCGACCGGATCATCCTGACCCGCCCGGCCGTCGAGGCGGGGGAGCGGCTCGGGTTCCTGCCCGGCACCCTCTACGAGAAGATCGACCCGTACCTGCGGCCGCTCTACGACGCGCTGCGGGACATGATGGACCCGGAGGCGGTCCCGCGCCTGCTGACCGACGGGGTCATCGAGGTCGCGCCGCTCGCCTTCATGCGCGGCCGGTCCCTGAACTCGGCCTTCATCATCCTCGACGAGGCGCAGAACACCTCGCCCGAGCAGATGAAGATGTTCCTCACCCGGCTCGGCTTCGACTCGAAGATCGTCGTCACCGGCGACATCACGCAGGTCGACCTCCCCGGTGGCACGCAGAGCGGCCTGCGCCAGGTGCAGCAGATCCTCGAGAATGTCGACGACGTCTCCTTCTGCTTCCTGCAGAGCACGGACGTCGTGCGGCACCGACTGGTCTCCGACATCGTCGAGGCCTACGGGCGCTGGGACGCGACCCAGACGCCGGCGCCGAACGTCGGTCGCAACCGCGGGCGACGGTGA
- a CDS encoding PucR family transcriptional regulator: MDRPKVTQLLSEVARRHAPGDRDTAAMLHREVLPGVPELTAVPVIARQTQQMVDEHVAAITAALVAAGSPQPVELAAITAPFARDCAHWDVSVGAILRSYQRGHQRLWQLWQQRIETDVADPEARAAVVALCAEVLLEYVTAGMEVTVHTHAVEREARLRGASWRQRDDVLAVLEGRASGSEDELSRRLGHPLQRTHVAFVCWSGVRFTGRDVGGLEAAAREWADAAAGCAPLLVPVDSTTTWGWLSAPAGAGWLDGDLPAPREGFRIATGTPAPGPAGFRSSHTEALRAQTIASAAAVPVGVTRFADVATLAVLTDDVDALRRFVAAQLGDLALPGERAERLRATLRNYCDGGANARAVARELNYHRNTIQQRLELAARLRGRPLDEDRSGLALALAVAEHYGAAVLAGPATPE, encoded by the coding sequence GTGGACCGTCCGAAGGTCACGCAGCTGCTCTCGGAGGTGGCCCGCCGCCACGCCCCGGGCGACCGAGACACGGCCGCGATGCTTCACCGGGAGGTCCTGCCCGGCGTCCCGGAGCTGACCGCGGTGCCCGTCATCGCCCGCCAGACGCAGCAGATGGTCGACGAGCACGTCGCGGCGATCACGGCAGCGCTGGTCGCCGCCGGGAGCCCGCAGCCGGTCGAGCTCGCCGCCATCACCGCCCCGTTCGCGCGGGACTGCGCGCACTGGGACGTCTCGGTCGGCGCGATCCTGCGGTCCTACCAGCGGGGGCACCAGCGGCTCTGGCAGCTCTGGCAGCAGCGGATCGAGACCGACGTCGCGGACCCCGAGGCCCGGGCGGCCGTCGTCGCGCTGTGCGCGGAGGTCCTGCTGGAGTACGTGACCGCCGGCATGGAGGTCACCGTCCACACCCACGCGGTCGAGCGCGAGGCGCGGCTCCGCGGGGCGTCCTGGCGCCAGCGCGACGACGTGCTCGCGGTGCTGGAGGGCCGGGCGAGCGGGTCCGAGGACGAGCTGTCCCGGCGCCTGGGTCACCCGCTTCAGCGGACCCACGTGGCGTTCGTCTGCTGGTCCGGCGTCCGCTTCACCGGCCGGGACGTCGGCGGGCTGGAGGCCGCCGCCCGCGAGTGGGCGGACGCCGCCGCCGGGTGCGCGCCGCTGCTGGTCCCGGTCGACTCGACGACGACGTGGGGCTGGCTCAGCGCCCCGGCCGGGGCGGGGTGGCTGGACGGCGACCTGCCCGCGCCCCGGGAGGGATTCCGGATCGCGACCGGCACCCCCGCTCCCGGGCCCGCGGGGTTCCGCAGCAGCCACACCGAGGCGCTGCGCGCGCAGACGATCGCGTCCGCGGCGGCGGTGCCCGTCGGCGTCACCCGCTTCGCGGACGTCGCCACCCTTGCCGTCCTCACCGACGACGTGGACGCCCTGCGCCGGTTCGTCGCCGCGCAGCTCGGCGACCTCGCGCTGCCCGGGGAGCGGGCGGAGCGGCTGCGCGCGACGCTGCGGAACTACTGCGACGGCGGAGCCAACGCCCGCGCCGTCGCGCGCGAGCTGAACTACCACCGCAACACGATCCAGCAGCGGCTCGAGCTGGCGGCCCGGCTGCGGGGCCGGCCCCTGGACGAGGACCGGTCCGGGCTCGCGCTCGCGCTCGCCGTCGCCGAGCACTACGGGGCGGCGGTTCTGGCAGGCCCCGCTACGCCGGAGTGA
- a CDS encoding cytochrome P450 yields the protein MAAPALPELDAPDLDTIDLSLPAVFADGPPHELFARLRAHAPVHRNHSRNPHVGDFWSITRAADIEMISKHATLFSAHERGIWMRSDAAGGLNLMRNMVIFKDPPDHTRYRKLVQVAFTPRTIAHLEDYVRARVATILDRAAATGSMDLVKDLSLPVPLAVITDLLGAPASDVDKLADWTARLDTGVDAPELGICLEAMMEMGGYLEELILGQIKGDSLVGLLARAEVDGDRLTEEELMMFFAILVFAGNDTTRNATSAGVLALTEHPDQLQALAADPSRIPNAVEEILRWSTPLNYFARTALEDTEIRGVPIAAGDLLLMWYASGSRDEEVLPGADRFDVLRPVEYHQAFGGGGRHFCLGAGLARLELKVIFEEFTRRVRDPRLSGPVVRHCTTWVNGYDSIPLTFTPA from the coding sequence ATGGCTGCCCCCGCCCTTCCCGAGCTCGACGCCCCCGATCTCGACACCATCGACCTGTCGCTGCCGGCGGTCTTCGCCGACGGTCCGCCGCACGAGCTGTTCGCGCGGCTGCGCGCCCACGCCCCGGTGCACCGCAACCACAGCCGGAACCCCCACGTCGGGGACTTCTGGTCGATCACGCGTGCCGCCGACATCGAGATGATCAGCAAGCACGCCACGCTGTTCTCCGCACACGAGCGGGGCATCTGGATGCGGTCCGACGCCGCCGGCGGGCTAAACCTGATGCGCAACATGGTCATCTTCAAGGACCCGCCCGACCACACGCGCTACCGGAAGCTGGTCCAGGTCGCGTTCACCCCGCGGACGATCGCGCACCTGGAGGACTACGTCCGCGCGCGGGTCGCCACGATCCTCGACCGGGCGGCCGCGACCGGCTCGATGGACCTGGTGAAGGACCTGTCGCTGCCGGTGCCGCTCGCCGTCATCACGGACCTGCTCGGCGCCCCCGCCTCCGACGTCGACAAGCTGGCGGACTGGACCGCGCGGCTGGACACCGGCGTCGATGCGCCCGAGCTCGGCATCTGCCTCGAAGCGATGATGGAGATGGGCGGGTACCTCGAAGAGCTGATCCTGGGTCAGATCAAGGGCGACTCGCTGGTCGGCCTGCTCGCCCGGGCCGAGGTCGACGGCGACCGGCTCACCGAGGAAGAACTGATGATGTTCTTCGCCATCCTCGTCTTCGCCGGCAACGACACCACGCGCAATGCGACCTCCGCCGGGGTGCTCGCCCTGACCGAGCACCCCGACCAGCTGCAGGCGCTGGCCGCCGACCCGTCGCGGATCCCCAACGCGGTCGAGGAGATCCTGCGCTGGAGCACGCCGCTGAACTACTTCGCGCGCACCGCGCTGGAGGACACCGAGATCCGCGGGGTGCCCATCGCGGCGGGCGACCTGCTGCTGATGTGGTACGCCTCGGGCAGTCGGGACGAGGAGGTCCTGCCGGGCGCGGACCGCTTCGACGTCCTCCGGCCGGTCGAGTACCACCAGGCCTTCGGGGGCGGTGGACGGCACTTCTGCCTCGGCGCCGGACTGGCCCGCCTCGAGCTGAAGGTCATCTTCGAGGAGTTCACCCGCCGCGTCCGGGACCCCCGTCTGTCGGGTCCCGTTGTGCGGCACTGCACGACCTGGGTGAACGGTTACGACTCGATCCCGCTGACCTTCACTCCGGCGTAG
- a CDS encoding histidine triad nucleotide-binding protein, whose product MTSSAPEPDCLFCKIVAGEIPATIVAETADTVAFRDINPQAPTHVLVIPREHHRDVAVMAEQNPALAGRLLADVAAVAQQEGLPGFRLVFNTGAEAQQTVFHVHAHVIGGRELTWPPG is encoded by the coding sequence GTGACCAGCTCAGCGCCCGAACCGGATTGTCTGTTCTGCAAGATCGTCGCCGGAGAGATCCCGGCAACAATAGTCGCGGAGACCGCCGACACCGTCGCTTTCCGTGACATCAACCCACAGGCGCCGACGCACGTGCTGGTGATCCCCCGGGAGCACCACCGTGACGTGGCCGTGATGGCCGAGCAGAACCCCGCCCTCGCGGGCCGACTGCTCGCCGACGTGGCCGCCGTGGCCCAGCAGGAGGGGCTGCCCGGCTTCCGCCTGGTGTTCAACACCGGCGCCGAGGCCCAGCAGACGGTCTTCCACGTCCACGCGCACGTGATCGGCGGCCGTGAGCTGACCTGGCCGCCGGGCTGA
- a CDS encoding SigE family RNA polymerase sigma factor: MVAELGAAGARWDADEAVTALYSEHYRSLVRLSALLLRDSMQAEEVVQDAFVAMHGAWRRIQDQDKALAYLRQTVVNRSRSVLRRRVVADKYAPTPGPDMPSAEHGALARLEGDRVMAALRKLPERQREALVLRYYGDLSEADIAAAMKVSKGAVKSHTHRGMAALRAMLEAEQTS, from the coding sequence ATGGTCGCGGAGCTGGGGGCCGCCGGCGCCCGGTGGGACGCCGACGAGGCCGTCACCGCGCTGTACTCCGAGCACTACCGCTCCCTCGTCCGTTTGTCCGCCCTCCTCCTGCGCGACTCGATGCAGGCCGAGGAGGTCGTCCAGGACGCCTTCGTCGCCATGCACGGTGCGTGGCGACGGATCCAGGACCAGGACAAGGCCCTGGCGTACCTCCGCCAGACGGTGGTCAACCGGTCCCGGTCGGTCCTGCGCCGCCGCGTCGTCGCCGACAAGTACGCCCCGACGCCCGGTCCCGACATGCCGAGCGCCGAGCACGGCGCGCTCGCCCGCCTGGAGGGCGACCGCGTGATGGCTGCCCTCCGCAAGCTGCCGGAGCGGCAGCGCGAGGCGCTCGTCCTGCGCTACTACGGAGACCTGTCCGAGGCCGACATCGCTGCGGCGATGAAGGTGTCCAAGGGCGCGGTGAAGAGCCACACCCACCGGGGCATGGCAGCGTTGCGAGCGATGCTGGAAGCGGAGCAGACGTCATGA
- a CDS encoding Gmad2 immunoglobulin-like domain-containing protein, with the protein MSDYGSRFGRPEPPEDLEAILARALRAEADRVHPVGDGLAKIRARTEARRGVLGWFTSAAARPALAGGTLVVALVAGTAIGLQVTGDDGGRDVNVVERAPDPVAVQPFDGPVITNEQADAERYVPEDPGPPIGAEGGEDPEVTEGVIESPENSAFIAPVTEEQERNRDDSGIPVDDGQSNYVAILAPLSGRSYSSPLTVAGQARVFEASVTVDVSQNGNVLKRAHVQATQGAPELGDWQVTFALDPGNYRIDAYTLSAADGETKLASDSIWITISTPPGAVQPTPTPSPTPSTPATPTPTPGTPTTTPTPPPPGSKIG; encoded by the coding sequence ATGAGCGACTACGGCAGCCGGTTCGGCCGGCCCGAGCCGCCCGAGGACCTCGAGGCCATCCTGGCCCGCGCCCTACGCGCGGAGGCCGACCGCGTCCACCCGGTCGGGGACGGCCTGGCCAAGATCCGCGCCCGCACCGAGGCCCGCCGCGGCGTCCTCGGCTGGTTCACCTCCGCCGCCGCCCGCCCCGCGCTGGCCGGCGGCACGCTCGTCGTCGCCCTGGTGGCCGGCACCGCCATCGGCCTGCAGGTCACCGGCGACGACGGGGGCCGGGACGTCAACGTCGTCGAGCGGGCCCCGGACCCGGTCGCGGTCCAGCCCTTCGACGGCCCGGTCATCACCAACGAGCAGGCCGACGCGGAGCGCTACGTGCCCGAAGACCCGGGGCCGCCCATCGGCGCCGAAGGGGGCGAGGACCCCGAGGTCACCGAGGGCGTCATCGAGTCGCCGGAGAACTCGGCGTTCATCGCGCCGGTCACCGAGGAGCAGGAGCGCAACCGCGACGACTCGGGCATCCCGGTCGACGACGGTCAGAGCAACTACGTCGCGATCCTCGCCCCGCTGTCGGGCCGCAGCTACTCCAGCCCGCTGACCGTCGCCGGGCAGGCGCGCGTGTTCGAGGCCAGCGTCACCGTCGACGTCTCGCAGAACGGCAACGTGCTCAAGCGGGCCCACGTCCAGGCGACCCAGGGCGCCCCGGAGCTCGGCGACTGGCAGGTCACCTTCGCCCTCGACCCGGGCAACTACCGGATCGACGCCTACACGCTCTCCGCCGCGGACGGCGAGACCAAGCTCGCCTCGGACTCGATCTGGATCACGATCTCCACCCCGCCCGGGGCGGTCCAGCCGACCCCGACCCCCTCGCCGACCCCTTCCACCCCGGCGACCCCCACCCCGACCCCCGGGACCCCGACCACCACCCCGACCCCTCCCCCGCCCGGCAGCAAGATCGGCTGA
- a CDS encoding 16S rRNA (uracil(1498)-N(3))-methyltransferase, whose translation MTAPLFFVDPGQLGADEVVLGGAEGRHAAKVRRLRVGEEVDLADGTGGLAHCVVAAVVGETLTLQVRELTEAPPAEPSFTVVQALPKGDRGELAVEVLTEVGVDEIVPWSAARCVTQWTGARGERSALRWAAHAREAAKQARRPRIPTVSPLASTAQVARRLSEAALALVLHEGASDPLATVMLPSAGEVVLVVGPEGGIDNHELAAFAAAGAHASRLGPEVLRTSTAGVAALSALLARTTRWA comes from the coding sequence GTGACGGCGCCGCTGTTCTTCGTCGACCCGGGACAGCTCGGGGCCGACGAGGTCGTGCTCGGCGGGGCCGAGGGGCGGCACGCGGCGAAGGTCCGGCGGCTGCGGGTCGGCGAGGAGGTCGACCTCGCCGACGGCACCGGCGGGCTGGCGCACTGCGTGGTCGCGGCGGTGGTGGGGGAGACGCTGACCCTGCAGGTGCGCGAGCTGACCGAGGCGCCGCCCGCGGAGCCGTCGTTCACGGTCGTGCAGGCGCTGCCCAAGGGCGACCGGGGTGAGCTGGCGGTCGAGGTGCTCACCGAGGTCGGGGTCGACGAGATCGTGCCGTGGTCCGCGGCCCGGTGCGTGACGCAGTGGACCGGCGCCCGCGGGGAACGCTCCGCGCTGCGCTGGGCCGCGCACGCCCGCGAGGCGGCCAAGCAGGCTCGGCGGCCGCGCATCCCCACGGTGTCGCCGCTCGCCAGCACCGCCCAGGTGGCGCGCCGGCTGTCGGAGGCGGCGCTCGCGCTGGTCTTGCATGAGGGTGCGTCAGATCCGCTCGCGACCGTGATGCTTCCCTCGGCGGGGGAGGTCGTGCTCGTCGTCGGGCCTGAGGGTGGGATCGACAACCACGAGCTCGCGGCCTTCGCGGCCGCCGGGGCCCACGCGTCGCGGCTCGGGCCGGAGGTGCTGCGCACCTCGACGGCCGGGGTCGCGGCCCTGTCGGCCTTGCTGGCTCGAACCACCCGCTGGGCCTGA
- the dnaJ gene encoding molecular chaperone DnaJ, whose product MADYYGVLGVSRDAGPDEIKKAYRKLARELHPDVNSAPDAADRFKEVTAAYEVLSDPKKRQMYDLGGDPLQPGGGGGNPFGGAGFGFGDIMDAFFGGGQTRGPRSRVQRGQDALLRLEIPLADAAFGTTRELTLDTAVVCNRCGGDGCAPGSEPVTCDICHGRGEISSVQRSFLGQVMTSRPCNQCRGYGTVIPSPCPECAGEGRVRSRRTLKVKIPAGVDTGTRIQLSGEGEVGPGGGPPGDLYVEIIEAPHPHFTRQGDDLHVEVRLPMTAAALGASLPIETLDGPFQLHVKPGTQSGHLERVPARGVPHLRGSGRGDLIVHIEVVTPTKLDAEQEKLLRELARLRGEEHPTGDLSTGQPNVFSKIRDIFGGR is encoded by the coding sequence GTGGCGGACTACTACGGCGTCCTCGGCGTGTCCCGGGACGCCGGGCCGGACGAGATCAAGAAGGCGTACCGGAAGCTCGCGCGCGAGCTGCACCCGGACGTCAACTCCGCGCCCGACGCCGCGGATCGTTTCAAGGAGGTCACGGCCGCCTACGAGGTGCTGTCCGACCCGAAGAAGCGTCAGATGTACGACCTCGGCGGGGACCCGCTGCAGCCCGGCGGGGGCGGCGGCAACCCGTTCGGGGGTGCCGGCTTCGGCTTCGGCGACATCATGGACGCCTTCTTCGGCGGCGGGCAGACCCGCGGCCCGCGCAGCCGCGTGCAGCGCGGCCAGGACGCCCTGCTGCGCCTGGAGATTCCGCTCGCGGACGCCGCCTTCGGCACCACCCGCGAGCTCACGCTCGACACCGCCGTCGTCTGCAACCGCTGCGGCGGCGACGGCTGCGCGCCCGGTTCGGAGCCGGTGACGTGCGACATCTGCCACGGCCGCGGTGAGATCTCCAGCGTCCAGCGTTCGTTCCTCGGCCAGGTCATGACGTCGCGGCCGTGCAACCAGTGCCGCGGCTACGGCACGGTGATCCCGTCGCCTTGCCCCGAGTGCGCGGGCGAGGGGCGCGTGCGCAGCCGGCGGACGCTCAAGGTGAAGATCCCCGCGGGCGTCGACACGGGGACGCGAATCCAGCTCTCCGGCGAGGGCGAGGTCGGCCCCGGCGGCGGCCCGCCCGGGGACCTGTACGTCGAGATCATCGAGGCGCCGCACCCGCACTTCACGCGGCAGGGCGACGACCTGCACGTCGAGGTCCGGCTCCCGATGACGGCCGCGGCGCTCGGCGCCTCGCTGCCGATCGAGACGCTCGACGGGCCGTTCCAGCTGCACGTGAAGCCGGGCACCCAGTCCGGGCATCTCGAGCGTGTGCCGGCCCGCGGCGTCCCGCACCTGCGGGGCTCGGGGCGCGGTGACCTGATCGTGCACATCGAGGTCGTGACGCCGACCAAGCTCGACGCCGAGCAGGAGAAGTTGCTCCGGGAGCTCGCCCGTCTCCGCGGCGAGGAGCACCCGACCGGCGACCTGTCCACCGGGCAGCCCAACGTCTTCTCGAAGATCCGCGACATCTTCGGCGGACGTTGA